The following are encoded in a window of Doryrhamphus excisus isolate RoL2022-K1 chromosome 16, RoL_Dexc_1.0, whole genome shotgun sequence genomic DNA:
- the LOC131104537 gene encoding oocyte zinc finger protein XlCOF6.1-like, protein MKPQAVLRRADVNEQHLPPEQQEWNYRMEQEPRHRRFKQEEEAAKRQYMKQEMPRPSHFQEEQEELRHWRIKEEEEDISISQEGEYLHGQEEFHVISVPVKSEDDDDQSEEETPCSSSTQHVTKEADGDHGEGSPAHDLLAPLSDSDAITSQSDTDDEDREADVTANADNARWKCSQCDKTFVTKGNLKLHMRRHTGEKPFACSLCGKRFSQQSNLKVHTRRHTGEKPFPCTVCGKHFNQKADLKRHTRIHIGEKPFSCSVCGKGFIEKANLKEHSRIHTGEKPFLCSFCGKGFHLKINLKTHTRIHTGEKPFPCTVCGKRFSQKGVLKRHATIHTGEKPFPCTACGKRFNQKGDLKKHTRIHNREKLFSCSVCAEDFAEMSHLTEHTRIHTLERNTFLAQCAVQDSIKTAI, encoded by the exons ATGAAGCCTCAAGCTGTGTTACGCAGAGCAG ACGTCAACGAACAACATCTTCCTCCTGAGCAGCAGGAGTGGAACTACCGGATGGAACAGGAGCCGCGGCACCGCCGCTTTAAACAGGAAGAAGAGGCGGCAAAGCGCCAATACATGAAACAGGAAATGCCGCGGCCCTCTCACTTTCAAGAGGAACAGGAGGAGCTACGGCACTGGcgcattaaagaggaagaggaagatatCAGCATCAGTCAGGAGGGAGAGTATCTTCATGGACAGGAGGAGTTCCATGTGATTAGTGTCcctgtgaagagtgaagatgatgacgaCCAAAGTGAGGAGGAGACTCCGTGCAGCAGCTCGACTCAACACGTGACAAAAGAAGCTGACGGAGACCACGGCGAAGGATCACCAGCACACGACCTcttagctccgctatcagaTAGCGACGCCATCACTTCGCAGTCTGACACCGATGACGAAGACCGCGAAGCTGACGTGACCGCTAACGCCGACAACGCGCGCTGGAAATGCTCTCAGTGTGACAAAACGTTTGTTACCAAGGGGAATCTGAAACTACACATGAGGCGTCACACAGGCGAGAAACCGTTCGCATGCTCACTTTGCGGTAAAAGATTCTCTCAGCAGTCAAATTTGAAAGTACACACAAGAagacacaccggagagaaaccttttccttgcacgGTTTGCGGTAAACATTTCAATCAAAAAGCTgatttaaaaagacacacaagaatacacatcGGAGAAAAACCGTTTTCCTGCTCGGTTTGCGGTAAAGGATTCATCGAGAAGGCAAACTTGAAAGAACACTCGAGAatccacaccggagagaaacctttcttGTGCTCGTTTTGTGGTAAAGGTTTCCATCTTaagattaatttaaaaacacacacaagaatccacaccggggagaaaccttttccttgcacgGTGTGCGGTAAAAGATTCTCTCAAAAAGGTGTTCTAAAAAGACACGCGACGATACACACCGGTGAGAAACCGTTTCCTTGCACGGCGTGCGGCAAAAGATTCAATCAAAAAGGCGATTTAAAGAAACACACGAGAATACACAATCGAGAGAAACTATTTTCCTGCTCAGTTTGCGCCGAAGACTTCGCCGAGATGTCACATTTGACAGagcacacaagaatacacacgcTGGAGAGAAACACTTTCCTTGCACAGTGTGCGGTACAAGATTCGATCAAAAcagcgatttaa